Proteins encoded together in one Impatiens glandulifera chromosome 1, dImpGla2.1, whole genome shotgun sequence window:
- the LOC124919792 gene encoding titin homolog — translation MLLGLTDEQSFRRLKEIEEDVISLTNAENLNEAMDRQALVVPHARLQKLTVRIRKLSERCVAGTLTAKLQLLVLDKLEIKKGEFTEEIERLEANPGNTSPLADPVINETDERTETPFTGPLETAQPRDSEPPITEEKIKTLIKELVKDAVKSWKKKAKRVAVQALQMAETTRDNLVKAEARITNIEADYRDDTVLHNDHLKRTEDLEDKTSRMVDDMDRFQKETDQQLTKVDEDLGRSSTEAASTLNRVISLEEKNASLEDRNTQLEVDLKVLTEQVNELIKAKINVDTAVEEANARAAKEVQDALDEETRKAKEAPRLSEEEIAVRERHLAAKNPALARSIAAQVAEDAEWLNTEKQRLADYAKAHKKINAASSSSVSAKGKRKTPSRKVQVAGMLERITETIIETQPNPAMHTEDEIEENLEPRTTRQRVTNAVPISTVGQPQAGGSSSRTAPPDEEQPTDDMMEGFLPSESE, via the exons ATGCTACTGGGCCTAACCGATGAACAAAGTTTTagaaggctgaaggagatagaaGAAGACGTCATCAGCCTGACAAACGCCGAGAATCTTaacgaagccatggaccgacaAGCATTAGTGGTACCGCATGCTCGGCTTCAAAAGCTAACCGTACGTATACGAAAGCTTTCAGAAAGGTGTGTTGCGGGAACACTGACGGCTAAATTACAGCTCTTGGTGTTGGATAAGCTTGAGATAAAGAAAGGAGAATTCACTGAAGAAATAGAGCGGCTTGAAGCG AATCCAGGAAATACATCTCCTCTGGCGGATCCGGTCATAAACGAAACCGACGAAAGGACGGAGACTCCTTTCACCGGGCCACTTGAAACCGCTCAACCTAGGGATTCAGAACCGCCCATCACAGAAGAGAAAATCAAGACTCTTATTAAAGAGTTGGTCAAAGATGCGGTTAAATCCTGGAAGAAGAAGGCTAAGAGGGTCGCGGTTCAGGCATTACAAATGGCCGAAACAACAAGGGATAATCTTGTGAAGGCAGAAGCCCGGATCACAAACATCGAAGCCGACTACCGGGACGACACGGTTCTGCACAACGATCATCTTAAGCGAACCGAAGACTTGGAAGATAAGACCTCCAGGATGGTGGATGACATGGATCGGTTTCAAAAGGAAACCGATCAACAACtcacaaaggtcgatgaggacctgggGCGGTCAAGCACCGAAGCCGCTTCCACACTTAACAGAGTCATCAGCCTCGAGGAAAAGAATGCAAGCCTTGAGGACCGGAATACCCAACTTGAAGTCGACCTCAAGGTGCTCACCGAACAAGTAAATGAATTAATCAAGGCCAAGATTAATGTTGATACagcggttgaggaggcaaacgcCCGAGCGGCTAAAGAAGTTcaagatgcgctggacgaagaaACGCGGAAAGCAAAGGAGGCACCGCGACTGTCTGAAGAGGAAATAGCCGTGCGCGAACGACACCTAGCGGCTAAAAATCCGGCACTTGCAAGGTCCATAGCAGCTCAAGTGGCCGAGGATGCAGAATGGTTAAATACAGAAAAGCAAAGGCTCGCCGATTACGcaaaggctcacaagaagatCAATGCGGCTTCTTCCTCCTCGGTTTCGGCAAAAGGGAAACGGAAAACACCATCAAGGAAGGTTCAAGTAGCCGGGATGTTGGAAAGGATTACCGAGACAATCATTGAAACTCAACCGAACCCAGCTATGCACACCGAGGATGAAATCGAAGAAAACCTCGAGCCGCGAACTACAAGACAACGAGTTACCAATGCAGTTCCAATCAGCACGGTCGGTCAACCGCAAGCTGGAGGTTCATCCTCAAGAACGGCTCCACCGGATGAGGAACAACCAACCGATGACATGATGGAAGGGTTCCTGCCATCCGAATCAGAATAG
- the LOC124919983 gene encoding DNA (cytosine-5)-methyltransferase 1-like isoform X2 → MILEQRKDNPITPLLTLDIFAGCGGLSEGLRQSGVCETKWAIEYEKTAGKAFRLNHPETMVLVNNCNVILRAIMDACGDSHDCISTSEATELAKNLDKKLMNKLPMPGQVDFINGGPPCQVRFGVLEAGAYGISQSRKRTFIWAAAPGEKLPDWPEPVHVFATPNLKINLNRSVHSHYVAVRSTSSGAPLRSITVRDTIGDLPAVNSGASVTSMKYGVDPISWFQKIIRDNMEVLTDHISKEMNEINLIRCKRIPIRPGADWRDLPNEKGTKLKEAVEGKQHICFC, encoded by the exons ATGATACTGGAGCAAAGGAAGGATAATCCCATTACTCCCTTATTAACCCTCGATATTTTTGCTGGTTGTGGTGGTCTATCGGAAGGGCTAAGACAATCAG GGGTGTGTGAAACCAAGTGGGCCATTGAGTATGAGAAAACTGCCGGGAAAGCTTTCAGACTAAATCATCCAGAAACAATGGTGTTAGTCAACAACTGTAATGTGATTCTAAG GGCAATCATGGACGCATGTGGGGATTCCCATGACTGCATTTCAACTTCTGAGGCTACAGAATTGGCCAAAAATCTTGATAAGAAGCTGATGAATAAATTGCCTATGCCGGGACAAGTTGACTTCATAAATGGAGGACCTCCATGTCAG GTGAGATTTGGCGTTTTGGAAGCTGGGGCTTATGGTATATCGCAATCGAGGAAGCGGACATTTATATGGGCAGCCGCACCTGGTGAGAAGCTACCTGATTGGCCTGAACCAGTTCATGTATTTGCCACTCCAAATCTTAAGATCAACTTAAACAGATCTGTTCATTCACATTATGTTGCTGTTAGAAGTACCTCATCAGGTGCTCCACTTCGTTCAATCACTGTTCGAGATACCATAGGCGATCTTCCTGCTGTTAACAGTGGGGCTTCAGTAACATCCATGAAA TATGGAGTGGACCCAATATCCTGGTTTCAGAAGATAATAAGAGACAATATGGAAGTTTTAACAGATCACATATCTAAAGAAATGAATGAGATTAATCTAATCAGATGTAAAAGAATTCCTATTCGTCCAGGTGCTGATTGGCGTGATCTTCCAAATGAGAAG GGTACCAAATTGAAGGAAGCCGTTGAAGGAAAACAACATATTTGCTTTTGTTAA